The Chitinivibrionia bacterium nucleotide sequence GTTATGGTGGCGGCATTGTTTGCCGAATTTGTAGTTAAAGGAGAAGCAAGCGAGTATGTTGCACAAGGAGCTTTGGCTGCTTCTGCCGTTTTCATTTTTGCTGTATTTATGTATAAAAGAGGAGGTCTGTAATGGAAGGTGGATTAAGCACTGTGTTTGCTATGGTGATGATTCCGGCAATGATAATCGCGTTCATAGCGGTAAATATGGACGGCAAAAGACCGCGCGTTAGATATGCATAACTAAACAGTATGTTGAAATATGCCGCATTAACAATCACGCTGATATTATTCAGCACTATCGAGGTTGCCGTTCGTGCAAGACCGAGATTTTTCACGCGAAGCCCGTTCAATTTCGTTTGCGACCTATTTTCTGCTCCGAGCAACCGCGTTCGGTTATCCTTACTTCTTTTACCCACTGTTTATAATTCTGCGCGCAGACTACGTAGGGGCGAAAAATCTTTCGCCAAAATCGCCGACCGAAATAGAAACATGTTTTCAGATAAAATTTGACCCTTTTGCTGTGAAACACAGTATATTATGGTGAAGGAGAAAAAAAACGTTAAGCAAATGTAGTCGTTTCGTTTTCTATCATCCGTTCTTTGCCATTCCGCGAAAAGCAAAAAAGCCCATTACGACAGCCGTCGCCAAACCTGCGATAATTGTTTCCATTTTACCACGCAAGGTCTAAGTTGCTTTTTCTCTCGAAAGAAACGCTCTCTCTATTTCATCTACAGAATGTCCCCTTTTTAGGAGTTTAACGATTTCGAGCGTTCTTTCTCTCCTCGCCGCGTCCTCAAACGACCAAATGTCGCGCTGCATTTTCAAGCGCGCCTCATAGCGTATTCGTTGCTCTTCATTAGCAGGCAACACTTTCAAAGATTCGCGCAAAGCGTTTATCGTTTCGTTTTCTATCATACTTTTTCTCTCAAGAGAAACTTCTTTTTTGCTTCTTCTAAAGAAACACCCTTTTCCAAGCATTCAAAAATCTCTATAGTTCTTCTTTGCTCGCCCTCTCTCCTCGCCGCGTCCTCAAACGACCAAATGTCGCGCTGCATTTTAAGGCGCGCTTCATAGCGGATTCGCTGCTCTTTATCGGCGCTCAACACCTTCAACTCGTTGAACGCTTCATTTATCACAGGGTTTCTTTTTGCTACTTTCACAAAATCCTCCTCTTCTTCCGAATTGATAAATTCAAGCCAATCGGAAAGTTTTTCGTCGTTCTCTTTCTCTATTCTGGACAAATCCAAAACGTGGATTTCCTGCAAGTCGTTAAACCGAAACAACTCTTCTTCTTCCAACATAGAAAATACATTATGACACTTCTCGGATTTGGATATAAGCGTTTCTTCTACAACTATTATAGAAATAACCGGTTTTATGCTCGAATATCTGCCGCCGCTGCCTATTTGGTCGGTCAGCATTTTAGCCGAATAATAAGAAATCCGCGAAAAAAGCTCCGGAACATTGCGAACTTGCATTTCAATATCAACAACTTCGCCGTCGGACAATTTTGCTTTAAAGAACAGAATTTTTCGCCGTATTTCCCAAACAAAAACCACGCCGCTAACAGCAAAAAAACTTTTTCCCGCGCCAAATATACATCAGCGCACAACAAAATAGCGAAAAAAAGTACTTTGCACAGCAATTTTGATATATTTCAGATAAAACGCGACGCTTTTAGTGAAAATATAGTATATTTATAACGCAAAGGAGAATAAATGAGGAATATTAGGAAAAGAAAGATTGCGCTTGTCAAAGTTGTTGACGAAATTGTAATAAAGGAAAAGGACAAGAAACGCCTGCCGGAAAAGCTTGGAGATTGTTCATTTGGTCTGTTTATGGCGTTGTCTGTAGCATTATTTGCCGAATACATCTTAAAAGGCGCGACAGGCATAAGCAATGAAATACTTGCGATTAGTATCACCGGAATTATTGTTGCATTGTTTTCCGGCATCATATTTTACAGGAAAGGAGGCTTGTAATGGATTTATCTACTATAATGTTGGCGGTAGCTGTTCCGTCGCTTGTAATAATGTGGGCAGCGGTACTTCTTGATGAAAAATTCCCAAGAATGCCAAAAGTTAGCGTAGCATAATTGAAATACGCCGCATTAACAATCACGCTGATATTATTCAGCACTATCGAGGTTGCCGTTATACTTTTGGGCAATACTTTCGATCCTATTTTACTTGCGTCGAGCCGTTTTTTGATTGCGGGACTTGTTATGCTTCCGTTCTGCAAGATAGATTTACGAAAACTTTCGCGCAGAGAGATTTTCACGCTACTTTTTTGCGCTTTTTCGATTTGGGCGGCTTTTTATCCGTATCACAAAGGCGTACCGCTTATGCCTGCAAGCAGTTCGGCGCTTATTTTCTGCTTAAACCCGGCTTTCGCCGTGCTTTTTGCGCATATTTTACTTAAAGAAAAAATTTCTCCGCTGATTTTAACAGGGCTAACTCTCGGAATTGCAGGAGTTTACGTTTCCACGCACGGATTTACAATCCCCGACTTTTCGCAGAATTACGCAAGCGTTTTATTGCTGATTTCGGCAGTGTTTTTCGGACTTTATGTCGCCATAAGCAAAAAACTGGTGTCAAAATATTCGTCGATTTCGATTACTTCTTTAGTGTTTATTCTCTGTGGAATTTTTATGATACCGTTCGTGCAAGATTGGGATTTTCCACGCGACGTTCGCTCAATTTCCATAATAGCGTATCTTGTATTCGGGGCAACCGCGGTCGGCTATTTTTGCTTCTTTTACGCGCTCAAACGAGTATCGGTCGCCGCGGGAAGCAGTATCTTTTTCCTAAAGCCCGTTTTAGCGGCATTTTTTGCATTTTTGATACTACGCGAAACCTTTGAATTCACCTACTTTTTGGGTATGGCAGTTTCAATGTTGGCACTGTTTATGATACTGTATGCGGATAAAAAGAAAAAATAACATTTTTGTGTGAAAATATAGTATATTTATGGAGAATACTGTAAAAAGAAAGGATAAAAGAATTGGCATTTTTAAAGATTACAGAAAAAGCAAGAGAAAAAGCAGGAGATCTTTTTCTTGATATAGGTAAATTCATATTTACAGGCGCAGTTTTAATAGAATTGTATAAAGGGCTTGTCGAGATTTCAGGCGGACTCGGGTTCTTTGTAGCTGTATTTTGCGCATTGTTATGTTTTGGCGTAGGTATTATATTGTTTAATAAAGAAGATAGACAAGGAGGTAAAAAATGAATGCGATATTGATGACAATCACCTTTATTGCAGGTGTTTATGCAATACTTTGGATAGCGTCTATGATGAGAGATGCCCAAGAAAAAAGAGCGAGTAATATATTGGCGATGAGATAAAGTTCGCAAGTGGCGACATCATCCGCCGACGGGATGGCTTTTCGCCTTCACAAGCACTCCCATAACAGCCCGTGCCTGCTCCATAGGTTCGCCTTGTGAGATTTTGCATTTTAGTTTTATTTGCTCGCCGTAATCAAGGGTGAATTTAGCCTCTTCGACCGCCATAAATTGCGAGCACGATTTTGCCTGTTTTTCGCTTTCGCCGCCGAGGGTTAATGTTAAAGCATTTGCCTCCAATGCCAAATCTTTTACGCTCAGAATCCCCGCGAGAATTTTTATGCTCATAAAAAGCAAAAGTTCTCCGACGGGCTCGGGATACGCGCCAAATCTATCGGTAATTTCCGCCTCAAAATCGCCCAATTCTTCAATCGTTTTTGCAGATGTGCATTTTTGATAAAGCATAATCTGAAGCGAAGTGTCGGCGACGTAATCGGAGGGGAAATAGCCGTGAATTTTTATGCGCATTTGGGTATCGATTGCCTGTTCCGTTTCGCTGTTAAGGTTGTTCAGGCGCGTAATTTCTTCTTTGAGAAGCTGGCAGTAAAGTTCAAAA carries:
- a CDS encoding Rpn family recombination-promoting nuclease/putative transposase, which gives rise to MSDGEVVDIEMQVRNVPELFSRISYYSAKMLTDQIGSGGRYSSIKPVISIIVVEETLISKSEKCHNVFSMLEEEELFRFNDLQEIHVLDLSRIEKENDEKLSDWLEFINSEEEEDFVKVAKRNPVINEAFNELKVLSADKEQRIRYEARLKMQRDIWSFEDAARREGEQRRTIEIFECLEKGVSLEEAKKKFLLREKV
- a CDS encoding DMT family transporter, with the protein product MKYAALTITLILFSTIEVAVILLGNTFDPILLASSRFLIAGLVMLPFCKIDLRKLSRREIFTLLFCAFSIWAAFYPYHKGVPLMPASSSALIFCLNPAFAVLFAHILLKEKISPLILTGLTLGIAGVYVSTHGFTIPDFSQNYASVLLLISAVFFGLYVAISKKLVSKYSSISITSLVFILCGIFMIPFVQDWDFPRDVRSISIIAYLVFGATAVGYFCFFYALKRVSVAAGSSIFFLKPVLAAFFAFLILRETFEFTYFLGMAVSMLALFMILYADKKKK